The window ACGTCATGTCCTTGTAATGCCCAGTTCAACCATCCAAACACCCGAATTTCCTCACAGGAAAGTCACTGCAGTTAAGAGTTTCTAAACCATTAGAAAGAAGGGAACTGAAATACCTTTACATAAGAtcaatgaataaaatgtcagaaacaggCATTTACACATGTAAAAAGGCTGTAGATTGTTCTCTGAAGATGGTCAGGTGATGGTTCCTCGCCCCACCAATCTTGTCTttgcactgaaagaaaaaagtgtgtttttcaaacACCACCTGACAGTGACCGCCCTCACTGACCCCTACGGctgtctgtgtggaggagggggCAGGATGGATGGGAGTGCAGGGGTCGATAGAGGTCATAagggaaagatggagggagatgcACACAGAGGAAGCTTGAAAGGATGCAACACAAGAGGAAGGCAACAGAGACAACACTGCCATACAGTCAGCTTTTTGCTGTGGTAAATACAGACAGatataagataaaataataactgaagATGATAAACAGCTCTTATTAGAGAAAAATATGTTATCTTTTGACGTTGATTATGTGACACATAACAATTAGTCTCCCTGAGTCCATAATGATTTTCAGCCATGGCAGCAGTGTGGCTCAATGTATAGTCAGTCAGAGGGGTCAGTGATTCTAACTACTACTTTGGTACTGGTGGAAAGATCTTAAGTATGTTTAATTGTAATGAAATTCTGCATAGACACTCATGGtgcagaggatgaatcctacagAACTCTCCTTTAGAACCATCATGAGGTTCACATTTTGCCTCTTACTGTTGAAagaattgccatgaaatttggtcCAGCCATTCATGTTCCATGCAGGATAACTTGTATTCACTTTGGTGATTACAAAATTACATCAGGAGAAAATTTCACTTTGTCCAATTACCAAATACCTCAAatactaatgacattcccatcagcctcaaattagcaaatgtcagcatgctcaCATTCTGGATGATATGGTTAACATGGTAAATATTATATCTGCTAAACATTAGAATGTTAGCTTGACTTTAGTCTGGTTTTTCCAAATGATACCAACCTTCCATCTGCATGTACCAAGCTGTGGTTtaacatgtgtgtatgtatgcacaaAGTGAGAGCCATGTAGCTAACATGGATAGCGAAACAAATCTGCCAAAAGGCAAATATAACAAGCAGACAGAGTAAACGGTCACTGTATTCTTGCTCTTTGCACTGATCATGAAACTAAACTCTTCCGTTTCTTATGCTGGAAGAAGTTGCTTCATGATCAGTGCAAAGAGTAAGAAAAGTACTAGTTGGACATGTCCACAGTCCTAGGATAATAGAAGTGAAAGCTCTGGAATAGGACATTGAGGTGAGATTTATTCATCTCATGATGGCCGAATTCCAGACCCATCCTGACTTATGGGATGTGAAATTGTGGTTATTAAGCAATGTGCAATGAACAGTGTTGGCCTGAActcataattttaattttgttatttatttatctgcacTGGAGCACCATCTGGTGGCTAAATCCTACAACACCACTACTACTTGAACAGCCTGAACAGAAATCGAGTAGCAGATAACTGAGCTCACTATTGAAAACCACACACTGGCCCCTGACCTGTGACTTCCTCCAGGTGACATCTGATAGCCCAGGCCAGCAAGTCAGATTGGTTACATCATGAGTTACCTTTGACCCCATTATGGTTTCATGTCCAAGGGGTCAGTGTCAATGTGATACTCCCTCACAGGGTATGTGTAGTGCCGACCTAATGGTTTATGAATCTACAGTGTAGattgtgttgtgctgtgatgCAAGCTTACACACTTTAAGGTAAGAATAACTTCCACAAAGTTATACACCTCTGCGCACCAGCCAcgttgcagtttacatccatgtcagttttgtcacatggtgcaacataagatgcaacaacagtcacctgaagctcagtgtcaTCAAAACCAGTAAAGGCTGCGGTGGACCACAAAGCTTTAAATACGGTTGTTGTTTCagagaagctacaaattctaaaacttggatgcttcacacacattttcagcccagcagcacagaagatgtACACGGTCAGCACTGTTTCAAAGTGGACAACTAAGATTAGCATCACCACTTCAGTATCTGAGCCAATGGGATATATGGTCAcagtctgcccttctgttcctgtcctgagttatggtgttgaatacTGGgaagaaaacattatgatgtcgCACTGAAGTAGGCCTTTGACCTCCTGGATATAAAATGGAGCTTTATGTCCAAAATACTACTCTCCGTGTCAGCCTTTCACACATCACACCATGAATTGATCAGATTACTTTCCAGAATCGAGCCCAAGTGTCTCAGCATGGGGCaagcaaaatatttattttggtcATTACAACACACAGTGGCAAACACATATTTATAGTacagtttattttctccttttttttttaatttgttgaaaGTTACAAAAGATTGAGAATCCCTGTTAGATACAATAATGTAATAAAGTCATAATATAACATAACAGTGAAATGATGTTGAATGATGATTATATCAGTCACAGGGGatattttacagcagaaatactTTTGGTACATTTGGTACTTCAGGCACAAGTTGCTaattatacatatttattttgacttgaGTATTTGTGCTTGCCACAGTTTTCTGGTTTCTATCTGATTAACTCCAGGAATCATATTTGAATTTCTCAAAACCAGGACATGATGACGAAAGCAGTTCATTGTGATGTCATGAAGTATTTTGGTTATTTGAAACAACAGAGGTAAACGTCAGGTGTTGGTGTCAGCTACTCACAATTTAACACAGCAGACCTTTACGGGAGAGACATAGTGTCACATAAGACTGTGCGATATGACCACAAACTCCCTTCCTGATGCAGGTTTAATATCCAGATCTGTCACAATATGGCACATCTTCCGGAAATTCAATGAATAAATGTTCATATGAAACGACCATGTTGAAAGGCCTATTTCTGTTTGAAGCATTCAGctgtatttttgtgtaattCTGCTGACTCTCTGTACTGTCTGACATGGTTCTTTTAGTCTGTCTGTAACTTTCAAAGTACAGACAGACTTTTGTGACAGACTTAGCCCCTGCTTGAAGCACGAGCTCCTCATTTCATCTTGGCTGTTAagacttcttcttctattcAGTTATCCTGTTCAATCTCCTccatgcttgtttgtttgccttcatACAAATTTCCTGCCTGCGTCCATGCTGTCTACTGTCACATGATATATCATCACTTCACAGAGCCGCCGTTTCACACCCTCGGGTATAGAAAATCTAGCAAAATGCAGCAAAGGAAAATGTGGGTGGAAAATATAAATTAAGGTGATGACAACAAGGCTGCCTGAAAGAAAGTGggtaaacagaaacagaaatcaaacattGATATCTAACTTAGTTTTGCATCTTAAAATTTCCTAAAACGAAAGGTCAAAGGCCTGTACAAGTTGCGATGAACAAACAGCGAGACATCTGGAAATGGTTGACAGATTTATTAACATGTGGTTTGCATTATAAATGACTTGTGATACTTTCTGTGatagaaaaaaagcaagaataaattaaaacaaaactacatttGAAAGGGCTACTTTTACTTTGATGAGACAAAGCTGAGTATTTACTCTTTCCTTGAAGGTTTGTGGTGGTGGTAAACAGTTTGGACAGTTCATAGCTGAAACATGTGTAAGGTAAAAGTGGTTTGCTGAAACCAAtactgcataaaaaaaaattgtgaataaCAATAAATTTGTATCCAGCATGTTTGTGCCTGCCGGGTGAGATGTCTGCTCCACACTGCATTTAGGCTTGTGTCTGTTCCTGATTCACTGGTTTTATTGTACTCTCTTCACTGACACTCTCCTGCTTTCTGTCCACTACATTTgcttcttcctcatcctccatGGTCACTGCAAACCAGGACTCTTTATGTAACCTCTCGCTCCTTTCTACCTCCTGAACACTGGGTGGTGACGTTCCCTGCATGTGTGCTGGTAGGTGCTTGAACTCTTCCTCGTTCACATCATAGTCCTTCATTTTTGAGTCCAGGATCCACCAGCGGCCAACAAAGCCTACATCTAGCACCCTTTGAGGGAGCTCCCTCCAGGGCACTGACAGATTGGAACACTGGGCTTCGTACAGCGTGACGTCTGGGTCGTAGTCCCTTCGGTAAACCAGAGAGAGAAGGCCCAGGCTGATGTGGCTGAGCTGGCCCTGATTGCGGAGCTTCACTAGATTTTGCACGTGGCCATCTGAGGTAGCATTGCGGATCCACGGTGACAGCAGGCCGAGCTGGATGGAGCGCTCCAGCAGGGCGGCTTCAAAGGACGACCGGTCAGGTTTCGTGTAGAAACAAGCCCAGGTCCCACCCAGCAGAGTCATGTATACAGAGGCTTTGAATGGTCGCTCCCAACTGCCAACAACTATCTCCCGACATGCCTCTTTGTAGTCAGAGAGCAGGCTGCGACACCACACACctacagaaagaaggaaagataCAGCATGAGAAGCCTGgtgtccaacacacacatcacacaacacaCCCAGTCAAAAGCTATCATGCTACGTCAACATAAAGTTACTGAAGCATCACGAGCAATAACATCCTAGTTTCAGGAATTAATCTGTAT of the Scatophagus argus isolate fScaArg1 chromosome 16, fScaArg1.pri, whole genome shotgun sequence genome contains:
- the timm29 gene encoding mitochondrial import inner membrane translocase subunit Tim29 isoform X1, which codes for MASLRVVSRMFCAAAETAAAPATTSRWERLKNSKAGVWCRSLLSDYKEACREIVVGSWERPFKASVYMTLLGGTWACFYTKPDRSSFEAALLERSIQLGLLSPWIRNATSDGHVQNLVKLRNQGQLSHISLGLLSLVYRRDYDPDVTLYEAQCSNLSVPWRELPQRVLDVGFVGRWWILDSKMKDYDVNEEEFKHLPAHMQGTSPPSVQEVERSERLHKESWFAVTMEDEEEANVVDRKQESVSEESTIKPVNQEQTQA
- the timm29 gene encoding mitochondrial import inner membrane translocase subunit Tim29 isoform X2, which codes for MSCVWCRSLLSDYKEACREIVVGSWERPFKASVYMTLLGGTWACFYTKPDRSSFEAALLERSIQLGLLSPWIRNATSDGHVQNLVKLRNQGQLSHISLGLLSLVYRRDYDPDVTLYEAQCSNLSVPWRELPQRVLDVGFVGRWWILDSKMKDYDVNEEEFKHLPAHMQGTSPPSVQEVERSERLHKESWFAVTMEDEEEANVVDRKQESVSEESTIKPVNQEQTQA